A window of Piliocolobus tephrosceles isolate RC106 chromosome 13, ASM277652v3, whole genome shotgun sequence contains these coding sequences:
- the C13H11orf91 gene encoding uncharacterized protein C11orf91 homolog codes for MPKGRRGSHSPTMSQRSAPPLYFPSLYDRGISSSPLSDFNIWKKLFVPLKAGGAPVGGAGGARSLPQAPPAPAPPLPPPPGLGPPGERPWPSSWPSGLASIPYEPLRFFYSPPPGPEVAVSPLAPRPSTPRLASASHPEELCELEIRIKELELLTITGDGFDSQRYTFLKALKDEKLQGLKTRQPGKKSASLS; via the exons ATGCCAAAGGGACGGCGCGGCAGCCACAGCCCCACCATGAGCCAGCGGTCGGCCCCGCCCCTCTATTTCCCGTCCCTGTACGACCGCGGCATCTCCTCGTCCCCGCTCAGCGACTTCAACATCTGGAAGAAGCTCTTCGTGCCGCTGAAGGCGGGCGGGGCGCCagtgggcggggcggggggggccCGGTCCCTGCCCCAGGCGCCCCCCGCCCCGGCGCCCCCGCTCCCGCCACCACCCGGCCTGGGTCCCCCCGGCGAGCGCCCCTGGCCCTCGTCCTGGCCCTCTGGCCTGGCCTCCATCCCCTACGAGCCTCTGCGCTTCTTCTACTCGCCGCCGCCGGGGCCTGAGGTGGCTGTCTCGCCCCTGGCCCCCCGCCCCTCGACCCCCAggctcgcctctgcctcccaccccgAAGAACTGTGCGAGCTGGAGATCCGGATTAAGGAGCTGGAGCTGCTCACCATCACTGGGGACGGTTTCGACTCCCAGCGCT ATACATTCCTGAAGGCgctaaaagatgaaaaattacaAGGACTGAAGACCAGGCAACCTGGAAAGAAGTCGGCCTCTCTCTCCTGA